The following are from one region of the Tenacibaculum dicentrarchi genome:
- the recA gene encoding recombinase RecA has translation MAADKENKNKDKEKEAKLKALQLTLDKLDKTYGKGSVMKLGDTKVEEMEVISSGSLGLDLALGVGGYPRGRVIEIYGPESSGKTTLTLHAIAEAQKAGGIAAFIDAEHAFDRFYAESLGIDTDNLIISQPDHGEQALEIADNLIRSGAVDIVVVDSVAALTPKSEIEGEMGDSKMGLHARLMSQALRKLTGTISKTKCTVIFINQLREKIGVMFGNPETTTGGNALKFYASVRLDIRRRTQIKDGDKVIGNSTKVKIVKNKVAPPFQIAEFDIMYGKGVSKVGEILDIGVEYGIVKKSGSWFSYGETKLGQGRDAVKGLIKDNPELAEELEAKIKDAIENK, from the coding sequence ATGGCAGCAGATAAAGAAAATAAAAATAAGGACAAAGAAAAAGAAGCAAAATTAAAAGCTCTTCAACTTACTTTAGATAAGTTAGATAAAACTTATGGAAAAGGGTCGGTAATGAAATTAGGTGATACTAAGGTCGAGGAAATGGAAGTAATTTCATCAGGTTCTTTAGGATTAGATTTAGCTTTAGGCGTTGGCGGATACCCTCGTGGAAGAGTTATTGAAATTTATGGACCAGAATCATCAGGTAAAACAACTTTAACATTACATGCAATTGCTGAGGCTCAAAAAGCTGGTGGTATTGCCGCTTTTATTGATGCAGAACACGCTTTTGACCGTTTTTATGCCGAAAGTTTAGGTATTGATACTGATAATTTAATTATTTCTCAGCCAGACCACGGTGAGCAAGCATTAGAAATTGCTGATAATTTAATTCGTTCTGGTGCGGTAGATATTGTAGTGGTAGATTCTGTTGCGGCGTTAACTCCTAAATCAGAAATTGAAGGTGAAATGGGAGATTCTAAAATGGGATTACACGCCCGTTTAATGTCTCAGGCATTACGTAAATTAACAGGTACAATTAGTAAAACGAAATGTACGGTTATTTTTATCAATCAGTTACGTGAAAAAATTGGTGTGATGTTCGGAAACCCAGAAACAACAACTGGAGGTAATGCCTTAAAATTTTATGCTTCTGTTCGTTTAGATATTCGTCGTAGAACACAAATTAAAGATGGCGATAAAGTTATTGGAAACAGTACGAAAGTGAAAATTGTAAAAAATAAAGTAGCACCACCATTTCAAATTGCAGAATTTGATATTATGTATGGTAAAGGAGTTTCTAAAGTTGGTGAAATTTTAGATATTGGTGTTGAATACGGAATTGTTAAAAAAAGCGGTTCATGGTTTAGTTATGGTGAAACTAAATTAGGACAAGGTAGAGATGCTGTGAAAGGTTTAATTAAAGATAATCCAGAATTAGCAGAAGAATTAGAAGCTAAAATAAAAGATGCTATTGAAAATAAATAA